One genomic region from Streptomyces sp. SID8374 encodes:
- a CDS encoding ATP-binding protein codes for MARKTKQAPVTSPKRMVQAAEQQAGREERRAEQKAKNRFAPRLGWGGRFSGRAPVEDTGTIYTGPTSQAGGIYPFLLGSGLPPRGVPVGRDVLTGELVCVDPAGWTGKLTTNPGVWVMSQPGAGKSALVKRICLVYSAYGHLMCVPGDVKGEYSAIVQELGGSVVRIGDGIGRLNPLDSGPLKGRLHTLAVEKREALLDVLNGRRLETLLALLSTKHGLGRAPDEIERSALDTAVQIASAGQTPGSDPVVSDVVKVLRLAPQDLRTKLAAEGDRYQDLTRSVIAGLDNLVGGPLRGLFDGPTTTPLDINAPAVSVDISALRARGNDVVSAGMIATWAYTYSAIDSARSIGLMDRSLVLPMDEMWRALRSGPGLVDAMDAISRLNRTTNDVTIYVTHSLLDVEALPTEQDRAKARGLMDRCDTWVIGASSEEELRRVTGKRSLTEQERMMIGSWSSATSTGLDLDPTTFAEDDSPAAVDDEGTRHPGRGKYLIKIGTRPGIAASLELTATEQRLYRTDTNQRRRTTTTGVSA; via the coding sequence ATGGCACGCAAGACCAAGCAGGCCCCGGTGACCAGTCCCAAACGGATGGTCCAGGCCGCCGAGCAGCAGGCTGGCCGCGAGGAGCGGCGGGCCGAGCAGAAGGCGAAGAACCGGTTCGCGCCACGGCTGGGGTGGGGCGGCCGTTTCAGCGGCAGGGCTCCGGTCGAGGACACCGGCACCATCTACACCGGCCCCACCTCGCAGGCCGGCGGCATCTACCCCTTCCTCCTCGGCAGCGGGCTGCCGCCGCGCGGCGTGCCGGTGGGCCGGGACGTGCTGACCGGCGAGCTGGTGTGCGTGGATCCCGCCGGGTGGACGGGAAAGCTCACCACGAACCCCGGTGTGTGGGTGATGTCGCAGCCCGGCGCGGGCAAGAGCGCGCTGGTGAAGCGGATCTGCCTGGTCTACTCCGCGTACGGGCACCTGATGTGCGTCCCCGGCGACGTGAAGGGCGAGTACAGCGCGATCGTGCAGGAGCTGGGCGGGTCCGTCGTACGGATCGGCGACGGCATCGGCCGTCTCAACCCGCTGGACTCCGGCCCGCTCAAGGGCCGCCTGCACACACTGGCGGTCGAGAAGCGGGAAGCCCTGCTCGACGTCCTCAACGGGCGGCGCCTGGAAACGCTGCTGGCGCTGCTGTCCACGAAGCACGGGCTCGGCCGGGCGCCGGACGAGATCGAGCGCAGCGCGCTGGATACCGCCGTGCAGATCGCGTCCGCCGGACAGACGCCGGGCAGCGATCCGGTCGTCTCCGACGTGGTGAAGGTGCTGCGCCTGGCCCCGCAGGACTTGCGGACCAAGCTGGCGGCCGAGGGCGACCGTTACCAGGATCTCACCCGCAGCGTGATCGCCGGGCTCGACAACCTCGTCGGCGGACCTCTTAGGGGTTTGTTCGACGGGCCGACCACGACTCCGCTCGACATCAACGCGCCCGCTGTCTCCGTCGATATCTCCGCTCTGCGGGCCCGCGGGAACGACGTGGTCAGCGCAGGCATGATCGCTACCTGGGCCTACACCTACTCCGCGATCGACTCGGCCCGCAGTATCGGCCTGATGGACCGCTCCCTCGTACTGCCGATGGATGAGATGTGGCGGGCTCTGCGCTCGGGCCCCGGCCTGGTCGACGCGATGGACGCGATCTCCCGCCTGAACCGGACCACGAACGACGTGACGATCTACGTCACCCATTCCCTGCTCGACGTCGAGGCGCTGCCGACCGAGCAGGACCGGGCCAAGGCGCGCGGGCTGATGGACCGATGCGACACCTGGGTCATCGGGGCGTCCTCGGAGGAGGAGCTGCGCCGGGTCACCGGCAAGCGCAGCCTCACCGAGCAGGAGCGCATGATGATCGGTTCGTGGAGCTCGGCGACGTCCACCGGGCTCGACCTGGATCCCACGACGTTCGCGGAGGACGACAGCCCTGCGGCCGTGGACGACGAGGGGACCCGGCACCCGGGCCGCGGCAAATACCTGATCAAGATCGGTACGCGGCCGGGCATCGCGGCGTCCCTGGAACTCACCGCAACCGAGCAGCGGCTGTATCGGACGGACACCAACCAGCGCCGCCGCACCACCACCACGGGAGTCAGCGCATGA
- a CDS encoding bifunctional lytic transglycosylase/C40 family peptidase: MKVIIGAVAGAIGLILLIVIGIAVLVIDDESSTMDATNGGSGLQGVPAEFREWILKADADCKEPAMTPALLAAQLYQESKFKTSIAEATSSVGAQGPAQFMPGTWATWGRDADGNGRNSPWDIGDAVMAQGRMMCSLLRQAATSGYPGGPRALALAGYNAGWGRVQQYRGVPPESFANGETYNYVRLILSTMTRFQGPALVPVAFTGTGTGPDALRKASTRLGTPYAYGGGSPSGPSTGFCDGLNGYQNGRCAASTTTGFDCSSLTQYAYWPSVKLPRTAAAQYGATSDRPVSRSDLKPGDLLFWSNSSGFIYHVGLYAGEGRVLHAPRTGKTVELVPLASAMPERDYLGATRP; the protein is encoded by the coding sequence GTGAAGGTGATCATCGGAGCCGTCGCAGGCGCCATAGGCCTCATCCTGCTGATCGTCATCGGCATCGCGGTCCTCGTCATCGACGACGAATCCTCGACCATGGACGCGACCAACGGCGGCAGCGGATTGCAGGGTGTCCCCGCAGAGTTCCGCGAGTGGATTCTGAAGGCGGATGCCGACTGCAAAGAACCCGCGATGACTCCGGCCCTGCTCGCCGCGCAGCTCTACCAGGAGTCCAAGTTCAAGACCTCGATCGCCGAGGCCACCAGCAGCGTCGGCGCGCAAGGACCCGCACAGTTCATGCCCGGCACCTGGGCGACCTGGGGCCGCGACGCCGACGGCAACGGCCGCAACTCCCCGTGGGACATCGGCGACGCCGTCATGGCGCAGGGCCGCATGATGTGTTCCCTGCTCCGCCAGGCCGCCACCTCCGGCTACCCCGGCGGTCCCCGCGCGCTCGCGCTCGCCGGCTACAACGCCGGATGGGGCCGCGTCCAGCAGTACCGCGGCGTCCCCCCGGAGAGCTTCGCGAACGGCGAGACGTACAACTACGTACGTCTGATCCTCTCCACCATGACCCGCTTCCAGGGCCCGGCCCTGGTCCCCGTCGCCTTCACCGGCACCGGGACCGGCCCCGACGCCCTGCGCAAGGCCTCCACCCGCCTCGGCACCCCGTACGCCTACGGCGGCGGCAGCCCCTCCGGACCCTCCACCGGATTCTGCGACGGTCTCAACGGCTACCAGAACGGACGCTGCGCCGCCTCCACCACCACCGGCTTCGACTGCTCCTCGCTCACCCAGTACGCCTACTGGCCCTCCGTCAAGCTCCCCCGTACCGCCGCCGCCCAGTACGGCGCCACCTCCGACCGCCCCGTCTCCCGCAGCGACCTCAAACCGGGCGACCTGCTCTTCTGGTCCAACAGCAGCGGCTTCATCTATCACGTCGGCCTGTACGCAGGAGAAGGCCGAGTCCTCCACGCACCCCGCACCGGCAAGACGGTCGAGCTCGTCCCCCTGGCCTCTGCCATGCCGGAACGCGACTACCTTGGCGCCACCCGCCCCTAG
- a CDS encoding type IV secretory system conjugative DNA transfer family protein: MMTDNDRAWAAGGIVLGGAVTLSLSTWSGAAAGALVTGDDIAPFPLSVVDAYRMATGWSQAWPHSQTASTIGATVADLAVLVFIVWGLRWSIRWFRNPTSLATLHQVRELTPKHAARTATRLRASLKDTKPKELPARDRGVLLGDHMPSGVELRGSDEDTYVAIMAPRAGKSTAIAIPVAAEAPGALLMTSNKADVYAATLELRSEVGRTWVLDTQGVARVERQMWWDMVAQAETLEGAVRLSSHFVAQITSEQADPFWSQAAQDLLVGFFRAAYHDGGTVRDVMRWLADTKEKAPLRILYQHEPVLAEQVEASINIAEETQSGIYQNARTATSALRDERVLQWVLPDKRLPRFDPEHFALSKDTIYLLSKKGGVESAVVAALADAVFTAAAEAGERHGGRLPEPMRAVLDEAANICKIADLPDLYSHLGSRGITPIVILQSYRQGVKAWGEVGMDSMWGAATKKIIGPGGDDAKFAQDVSALVGAHHVERGSYSKSKDGHSRSWSEQREQVLDPAEIRAMRKGTALLLSTGMPVAQITLRPWYGEKALARIGPQMRDEEYQITKRAVAAYEERQAARNER; this comes from the coding sequence ATGATGACGGACAACGACCGCGCGTGGGCCGCCGGAGGGATCGTTCTCGGCGGAGCCGTGACCCTGTCGCTGTCGACGTGGTCCGGCGCCGCCGCCGGCGCGCTGGTGACCGGCGACGACATCGCGCCCTTCCCGCTGTCCGTGGTGGACGCGTACCGCATGGCGACCGGCTGGTCGCAGGCGTGGCCGCACTCGCAGACCGCGTCCACGATCGGTGCCACCGTGGCCGACCTGGCCGTCCTCGTGTTCATCGTGTGGGGTCTGCGGTGGTCGATCCGCTGGTTCCGCAACCCGACGAGCCTGGCCACGCTGCACCAGGTGCGCGAGCTGACGCCGAAACACGCTGCCCGTACCGCCACCCGCCTGCGGGCCTCGCTCAAGGACACGAAGCCCAAAGAGCTTCCGGCCCGCGACCGAGGCGTGCTCCTGGGCGACCACATGCCCTCCGGCGTCGAGCTGCGGGGGTCGGACGAGGACACGTACGTCGCCATCATGGCGCCCCGCGCGGGCAAGTCGACCGCGATCGCGATCCCCGTGGCCGCGGAGGCGCCCGGCGCCCTGCTCATGACCAGCAACAAGGCCGACGTCTACGCAGCCACGCTCGAACTGCGCTCCGAGGTGGGGCGGACCTGGGTGCTCGATACCCAGGGCGTTGCCCGGGTCGAGCGCCAGATGTGGTGGGACATGGTCGCCCAGGCCGAGACGCTGGAGGGCGCCGTACGCCTGAGCAGCCACTTCGTCGCGCAGATCACCAGCGAGCAGGCCGACCCCTTCTGGTCCCAGGCCGCCCAAGACCTTCTGGTCGGCTTCTTCCGGGCCGCGTACCACGACGGTGGCACCGTCCGCGACGTCATGAGGTGGCTCGCCGACACCAAGGAGAAAGCACCGCTGCGCATCCTCTACCAGCACGAGCCGGTGCTCGCCGAGCAGGTCGAAGCCTCGATCAACATCGCCGAGGAGACGCAGAGCGGGATCTACCAGAATGCGCGTACGGCGACGAGCGCCCTGCGCGACGAGCGGGTCCTGCAATGGGTCCTCCCGGACAAGCGCCTGCCGCGCTTCGACCCGGAACACTTCGCCCTGTCGAAGGACACCATCTACCTGCTGTCGAAGAAGGGCGGCGTCGAGTCGGCCGTCGTGGCCGCTCTCGCCGACGCGGTGTTCACCGCAGCCGCCGAAGCCGGCGAGCGCCACGGCGGCCGCCTGCCCGAGCCGATGCGCGCCGTGCTGGACGAGGCCGCCAACATCTGCAAAATCGCCGACCTGCCCGACCTCTACAGCCACCTCGGCAGCCGGGGCATCACCCCGATCGTCATCCTCCAGTCCTACCGGCAGGGCGTGAAGGCGTGGGGCGAGGTCGGCATGGACAGCATGTGGGGCGCCGCCACGAAGAAGATCATCGGCCCCGGCGGCGACGACGCGAAGTTCGCCCAGGACGTGAGCGCGCTGGTCGGCGCGCACCATGTCGAGCGCGGCTCGTACTCCAAGTCCAAGGACGGCCACAGCCGCAGCTGGTCCGAGCAGCGCGAGCAGGTACTCGACCCCGCCGAGATCCGCGCTATGCGCAAGGGGACCGCGCTGCTGCTGTCCACCGGCATGCCTGTGGCGCAGATCACGCTGCGCCCCTGGTACGGAGAGAAGGCCCTGGCGCGCATCGGCCCGCAGATGAGGGACGAGGAGTACCAGATCACCAAGCGGGCCGTGGCCGCGTACGAGGAGAGGCAGGCGGCGCGCAATGAGCGATGA
- a CDS encoding DUF4913 domain-containing protein: MSDEPEETPNLDVPVGMFEDIEDLKSQLARLTALVEARTGGDSADSVEASADEEAASGGAEGEEAEWQYPPFILLLDPPEYDDELRGLIEWVEGVLVPGYLGEPSADAKWCHVWFEHSVAIARLHAVWLAWQELTDPTTCGYTGPSVWHRDHLDPALRELRGSSGPFAGCTKGDHRVEHRLPSLVPSAWSHGGEETAR, from the coding sequence ATGAGCGATGAGCCCGAGGAGACGCCGAACTTGGACGTCCCGGTCGGGATGTTCGAGGACATCGAGGACCTCAAGAGTCAGCTCGCCCGCCTGACCGCTCTGGTCGAGGCCCGTACCGGCGGCGACAGCGCGGACTCGGTTGAGGCCTCCGCCGACGAGGAGGCGGCCAGCGGGGGCGCCGAGGGCGAAGAGGCGGAGTGGCAGTATCCGCCGTTCATCCTGCTGCTGGACCCGCCGGAGTACGACGACGAGCTGCGAGGCCTGATCGAGTGGGTCGAGGGCGTACTCGTCCCCGGCTACCTCGGTGAGCCGTCGGCCGACGCGAAGTGGTGCCATGTGTGGTTCGAGCACAGCGTGGCCATCGCCCGCCTGCACGCGGTGTGGCTGGCCTGGCAAGAACTGACCGACCCGACCACCTGCGGATACACCGGACCGTCGGTGTGGCACCGTGATCACCTTGATCCCGCCCTGCGTGAACTGCGCGGTTCGTCCGGACCGTTCGCGGGCTGCACCAAGGGCGACCACAGGGTCGAACATCGCCTGCCCAGCCTGGTTCCCAGCGCCTGGAGTCACGGAGGCGAAGAGACCGCACGATGA
- a CDS encoding competence protein CoiA family protein, producing the protein MQDDLLVVGFDLETRREVHVSERAPEHWKRLGYGGTGQLVCFYCFHGFEAPAGTRVPLVTRGRLGGKVRRHFAHPPGQAPTGGHGPETVWHITTKHLLAAWAWSRPGVDRVRLEQWTEDRDRRADVEVLLRDGTKIALEAQRKLMTDEGWRARHRDYARQGIVDVWFWRPRVHFPHIVLDEGLPVWFYSVSKREAATSLGRPHARVHQWWQAPDLAVFGLHHPPCALDELERVTMPLGTLGLGPGGAVLPEDLRRRLLDSQRETREEAKRWKDSEARYLRAVRESQERAARAPAPAPLPPVPAGGLRCEVCRRPLDPLLARARRHILC; encoded by the coding sequence GTGCAGGACGACTTACTGGTGGTGGGGTTCGACCTGGAGACGCGTCGGGAGGTACATGTCTCGGAGCGGGCGCCGGAGCACTGGAAGCGGCTCGGGTACGGCGGGACGGGTCAGCTGGTGTGCTTCTACTGCTTCCACGGGTTCGAGGCCCCGGCGGGTACCCGGGTGCCGCTGGTGACGCGGGGGCGGTTGGGCGGGAAGGTCCGCCGGCACTTCGCGCACCCGCCCGGGCAGGCGCCGACCGGTGGCCACGGACCGGAGACGGTCTGGCACATCACGACCAAGCACCTCCTGGCGGCCTGGGCCTGGTCCCGGCCCGGGGTGGACCGGGTGAGGCTGGAGCAGTGGACGGAGGACCGCGACCGGCGAGCCGACGTCGAGGTGCTGCTGCGGGACGGCACGAAGATCGCGCTGGAGGCGCAGCGCAAGCTCATGACGGACGAGGGGTGGCGGGCCCGTCACCGGGACTACGCGCGCCAGGGCATCGTCGACGTCTGGTTCTGGCGGCCGCGGGTGCACTTCCCGCACATCGTGCTCGACGAGGGCCTGCCGGTGTGGTTCTACTCCGTCTCGAAGCGGGAGGCGGCGACGTCGCTGGGGCGGCCGCACGCGCGTGTGCACCAGTGGTGGCAGGCGCCGGACCTGGCGGTGTTCGGGCTGCACCACCCGCCGTGCGCCCTGGATGAGCTGGAGCGGGTGACGATGCCGCTCGGCACGCTGGGGCTGGGGCCGGGCGGTGCGGTGCTGCCGGAGGACCTGCGGAGGCGGTTGCTCGACTCCCAGCGGGAGACACGGGAGGAGGCGAAGCGGTGGAAGGACAGTGAGGCCCGGTACCTGCGGGCGGTCCGCGAGTCTCAGGAACGAGCGGCCAGGGCGCCGGCTCCTGCGCCTCTGCCGCCGGTGCCAGCGGGGGGTCTGCGATGCGAGGTGTGCCGCCGTCCGCTGGACCCGCTGCTGGCGAGGGCCCGGCGGCACATCCTGTGCTGA
- a CDS encoding integrase, giving the protein MTAPPQTLSASAVAGEEATARQTLIERWAERHGVDAARRLAEAEDLADAVAAEITPDNTVDTYNKSWRVWTRFCASARLPELEGSRGALVAFVTWMLREGQQTGKGYAPTSASTHLAAAVVGLRQRGVTVSGDDQADARAALEGLAVKLLQAGERRGRGQAVGADVDGLRAIARACPDTLTGDRDKALTLTGFHYASRSQDPAGLLADDVSLHPRGLVVAVLTGKTKHSVRNAKIRYADDPELCPVRAWTAYRTRLVAEQGQQWADPSTPAFVGIDRWGHVTGGMVPDSVTRAIKRISERAGVPIHWTGHSLRIGLASVGRRNGKDGIAIADQGGWARHSRSMLGYMQRDDGWDDNASAGLT; this is encoded by the coding sequence GTGACCGCCCCGCCCCAGACGCTGTCGGCGAGCGCCGTCGCGGGCGAGGAGGCGACGGCACGCCAGACACTCATCGAGCGGTGGGCCGAGCGCCACGGTGTCGACGCCGCGCGCCGTCTGGCCGAGGCCGAGGACCTGGCCGACGCGGTCGCTGCCGAGATCACGCCGGACAACACCGTCGACACCTACAACAAGAGCTGGCGGGTGTGGACCCGGTTCTGCGCCTCCGCCCGCCTGCCGGAGCTGGAGGGCTCCCGGGGCGCCCTGGTGGCGTTTGTGACGTGGATGCTGCGCGAGGGCCAGCAGACCGGCAAGGGTTACGCCCCCACCTCGGCCTCCACCCACCTGGCGGCCGCCGTCGTCGGGCTGCGCCAGCGCGGCGTGACGGTCTCCGGCGACGACCAGGCCGACGCCCGCGCCGCGCTGGAGGGCTTGGCGGTCAAACTCCTGCAGGCCGGGGAACGGCGCGGCCGCGGACAGGCCGTCGGCGCCGACGTCGACGGCCTGCGCGCCATCGCCCGCGCCTGCCCCGACACTCTCACCGGCGACCGGGACAAGGCCCTGACCCTGACCGGCTTCCACTACGCCTCGCGCAGCCAGGACCCGGCCGGGCTGCTGGCCGACGACGTCAGCCTGCACCCGCGCGGCCTGGTCGTCGCCGTGCTCACCGGTAAGACCAAGCACTCCGTACGCAACGCCAAGATCCGCTACGCCGACGACCCCGAGCTCTGCCCCGTACGGGCCTGGACCGCCTACCGCACCCGCTTGGTCGCCGAACAAGGCCAGCAGTGGGCCGACCCGTCGACGCCGGCGTTCGTCGGCATCGACCGGTGGGGCCACGTCACCGGCGGCATGGTGCCCGACTCCGTCACCCGTGCCATCAAGCGCATCTCGGAGCGGGCCGGCGTGCCGATCCACTGGACCGGGCACTCCCTGCGCATCGGCCTGGCCTCCGTCGGCCGCCGCAACGGCAAGGACGGCATCGCCATCGCCGACCAGGGCGGCTGGGCCCGCCACTCCCGCTCCATGCTCGGCTACATGCAGCGTGACGACGGCTGGGACGACAACGCCTCCGCCGGCCTCACCTGA
- a CDS encoding SCO6880 family protein: MSSHEVPQALMVDGFRARRSFGFGGLSKAGTMVAAGVLTADGLLATQQPLSLLVTLPVTLAVFTLAAATRHGMSAASYLWAKVAWSRAARFDATSYRRLFLPHPYALDLPGVGASSTLIKATDPTTGRPVGIVHDRATGRMTLTTLLAPGGSLMAPTGAVQSSLRSWSSVLAAMSTDEQIKGASVTIQITPGAGEALGDDVKARQDPNAPQLAKRLINDLVRTTPHATASVAPWMSVTVDPNATATPPADLAEQVAEALRVIDGLDLSGTGTDILRRATDVDLRRIVRSAYDPEVFNARDADFADLSWAECGPQAADDGWEEYSHDGGISVSWVLREMPRRPIPYSVLLPLLAPGRYQRRITILYRVLDPMEGEAVLEREISHAHQRAQATAEVKGRAKYSQRADAQRAEKAAAQVAGGAQVVDWTLMVTTTARSTAELPTARQELARAVKATRGIRMRKAYGAGAAVFAAQLPIGYNPLVKD; the protein is encoded by the coding sequence TTGAGTTCACATGAGGTTCCCCAGGCCTTGATGGTCGACGGGTTCCGGGCCCGGCGCTCCTTCGGTTTCGGCGGCCTCTCGAAGGCCGGGACGATGGTTGCCGCCGGGGTGCTCACCGCCGACGGCCTGCTGGCCACGCAGCAGCCGCTGTCTCTGCTGGTCACCTTGCCGGTGACCCTCGCGGTGTTTACCCTGGCGGCCGCCACCCGGCATGGCATGTCCGCGGCGTCGTATCTGTGGGCGAAGGTGGCCTGGAGTCGGGCCGCTCGGTTCGACGCCACGTCCTACCGGCGGCTGTTCCTGCCCCACCCCTACGCCCTGGACCTGCCCGGTGTCGGTGCCAGCTCGACCTTGATCAAGGCGACCGATCCGACGACCGGGCGGCCTGTGGGGATCGTCCACGATCGGGCGACGGGGCGCATGACGCTCACGACGCTGCTGGCTCCCGGCGGCAGTCTGATGGCGCCGACCGGAGCGGTGCAGAGCAGTCTGCGCAGCTGGTCCTCGGTCCTGGCCGCGATGAGCACGGACGAGCAGATCAAGGGCGCGAGCGTCACCATCCAGATCACCCCCGGAGCCGGAGAGGCGCTCGGTGATGATGTGAAGGCTCGTCAGGATCCGAATGCTCCGCAGCTGGCCAAGCGGTTGATCAACGACCTGGTCCGTACGACGCCGCACGCGACCGCGAGCGTGGCTCCCTGGATGAGCGTCACGGTCGACCCGAACGCGACCGCGACTCCGCCGGCGGATCTGGCGGAGCAGGTCGCGGAGGCGCTGCGGGTGATCGACGGGCTCGACCTGTCCGGCACCGGAACCGACATCCTGCGCCGGGCCACCGATGTCGACCTGCGGCGCATCGTCCGCAGCGCGTACGACCCCGAGGTATTCAACGCCCGCGACGCCGACTTCGCGGACCTGTCGTGGGCCGAGTGCGGGCCGCAAGCCGCCGACGACGGGTGGGAGGAGTACAGCCACGACGGCGGGATCTCGGTCAGCTGGGTGCTGCGGGAGATGCCCCGGCGGCCCATCCCCTACAGCGTGCTGCTGCCGCTGCTGGCGCCCGGCCGCTACCAGCGGCGCATCACCATCCTCTACCGCGTGCTCGATCCGATGGAGGGTGAGGCGGTGCTGGAGCGGGAGATCAGCCACGCCCACCAGCGGGCCCAGGCGACCGCCGAGGTCAAGGGTCGGGCGAAGTACAGCCAGCGGGCGGACGCCCAGCGCGCGGAGAAGGCGGCCGCGCAGGTCGCCGGCGGGGCGCAGGTCGTGGACTGGACGCTGATGGTGACCACGACCGCCCGCAGCACGGCCGAGCTGCCCACAGCACGGCAGGAACTGGCCCGCGCGGTCAAGGCCACGCGCGGGATCCGGATGCGTAAGGCGTACGGGGCAGGTGCTGCGGTCTTCGCCGCCCAGCTGCCGATCGGCTACAACCCGCTGGTGAAGGACTGA
- a CDS encoding zeta toxin family protein, whose amino-acid sequence MIDPQEVERYRLPEAENQRIFRERIVPDLLAGAESQKTPTIVFLVGQPGAGKSKVTEMVAGVLNQNGGFVDVDSDLYKPYHPAYDALMAQDDTLMAAYTRADGRAWMAQAEDYVRTHGLHAIIQETSQNAQAVEDKMRAYRESGARIEGLFMGVPKALSDQGIVNRYFEQLADRGQGRLTVQANADESYAGVLDLADRVDRGALVDLASVYRRGESKPRYSNSLDDAGQWVAPPGLRDGVDAERSRPLGEAESRAFVDTQLRLRDVSLRQGPEWPERMARIERSAAPVLLPADAQRLAAPARPSSAAARSRSTTVRQSPPKRGPAPDAGAKQQPPRRPEGPEAGRGRSR is encoded by the coding sequence ATGATCGACCCTCAGGAGGTGGAGCGCTACCGGCTGCCGGAGGCCGAGAACCAGCGCATCTTCCGCGAGCGGATCGTCCCCGACCTCCTGGCTGGCGCCGAGTCCCAGAAGACGCCCACGATCGTCTTCCTCGTGGGGCAGCCCGGCGCGGGCAAGAGCAAGGTGACCGAGATGGTCGCTGGCGTGCTCAACCAGAACGGCGGCTTCGTGGACGTCGACAGCGACCTCTACAAGCCCTACCACCCGGCCTATGACGCTCTCATGGCGCAGGACGACACCCTCATGGCTGCCTACACCCGTGCGGACGGCCGGGCGTGGATGGCGCAGGCCGAGGACTACGTCCGTACGCACGGCCTGCACGCGATCATCCAGGAGACCTCGCAGAACGCGCAGGCCGTCGAGGACAAGATGCGTGCGTACCGGGAGTCCGGGGCCCGTATCGAGGGTCTGTTCATGGGTGTTCCGAAGGCGCTGAGCGACCAGGGCATCGTCAACCGGTACTTCGAGCAGCTCGCCGACCGGGGGCAGGGCCGCCTCACCGTCCAGGCCAATGCCGACGAGTCGTACGCGGGCGTCCTCGACCTGGCCGACCGCGTTGATCGCGGGGCCCTAGTCGACCTGGCCAGCGTCTATCGCCGTGGCGAGAGCAAGCCGCGCTACAGCAACAGCCTGGACGACGCCGGGCAGTGGGTCGCCCCTCCGGGGCTGCGCGACGGGGTCGACGCCGAGCGGAGCCGCCCTCTGGGGGAGGCCGAGAGCAGAGCCTTCGTGGACACCCAGCTGCGGCTGCGTGACGTCAGCCTCCGGCAGGGGCCGGAGTGGCCGGAGCGGATGGCCCGGATCGAGCGGAGCGCGGCGCCGGTTCTGCTGCCCGCTGACGCTCAGCGCCTTGCGGCGCCGGCGCGGCCGTCGTCCGCGGCCGCACGCTCCCGTAGCACTACCGTCCGCCAGTCGCCGCCGAAGCGCGGCCCTGCTCCGGACGCCGGGGCAAAGCAGCAGCCGCCCCGGCGTCCGGAGGGTCCGGAAGCCGGGCGCGGACGCAGCAGGTAG
- a CDS encoding pentapeptide repeat-containing protein, with protein MTTKKTPILSTVLLALLSLALLGIFVLLLWRGPWWFDGAHLRTKDLEPADGVVITGFRTVLVAVGVAVTAAVGLVYTHRSHRTALELLEHTRTKDREQADLTREGQITDRYVEAIKLLAASGPDGLTERLGGIYALERIMNDSAKDHPTVVQVLASFVRQHVSIPDRWEARDPEGVLPDVTDDVQAAVTALGRRPPREEKDPINLNYTSLRACDLSNGRFERALFQRVDFTAASLMGADLRRADLAGAKLAHAYFMDTDLRGARLVGYEDAEVRVTELMWTIVDMSTKMPEGLATDPAVQRMMHPSGASEEG; from the coding sequence ATGACGACGAAGAAGACGCCGATCCTGAGTACCGTCCTGTTAGCGCTGCTGTCTCTGGCGCTCCTTGGCATATTCGTGTTGCTGCTCTGGAGGGGCCCGTGGTGGTTCGACGGAGCCCACCTGCGGACGAAGGATCTGGAGCCTGCCGACGGGGTGGTCATCACGGGCTTCCGGACCGTCCTCGTAGCCGTGGGCGTCGCGGTCACCGCCGCCGTCGGCTTGGTCTACACGCACCGCAGCCACAGGACCGCGCTGGAGCTGCTGGAGCACACCCGTACAAAGGACCGCGAGCAGGCGGACCTGACCCGCGAGGGCCAGATCACCGACCGGTACGTCGAAGCGATCAAGCTTCTGGCGGCGAGCGGACCGGACGGGCTGACAGAGCGCCTCGGTGGCATTTACGCCCTTGAGCGCATCATGAACGACTCGGCGAAGGACCATCCGACGGTGGTCCAGGTCCTCGCCTCCTTCGTACGGCAGCACGTGTCCATCCCGGATAGATGGGAGGCGCGGGATCCCGAAGGAGTGCTGCCGGACGTTACGGACGATGTCCAGGCGGCGGTCACCGCCCTGGGGCGTCGGCCTCCCCGTGAAGAGAAAGACCCGATCAACCTCAACTACACGTCTCTGCGCGCATGCGATCTGTCGAATGGACGGTTTGAACGGGCCCTCTTTCAGAGGGTCGATTTCACCGCTGCAAGCCTGATGGGGGCGGACCTGCGTAGGGCTGATCTTGCTGGCGCGAAGCTCGCCCATGCGTACTTCATGGACACTGATCTTCGAGGTGCACGGCTGGTGGGTTACGAGGACGCCGAGGTAAGGGTGACTGAATTGATGTGGACCATCGTGGACATGAGCACCAAAATGCCCGAAGGGCTCGCGACGGACCCGGCCGTGCAGCGAATGATGCACCCAAGTGGGGCGTCGGAGGAGGGCTAG